A window from Opitutia bacterium ISCC 52 encodes these proteins:
- a CDS encoding GNAT family acetyltransferase, translating to MSLKIRPYSPSDRQAVRDICCDTGFMGKPIDPVYIDRDAFADFFTRYYTDIEPENALVAEDEGRVVGYLLGCLDCNSVNRKQLWLIITRTVPKILGRMITLQYNMASIKFLSWFLFKAAGETPKSVPEAAHFHINMYTEYRTGFAGRRLIFPFVNRVAELGIKGVYGQMQVYEDRRSEKVFERYGFKFIDRKEVTKFKDYYDERVWVATIYNEFEKKDDPPLPTVK from the coding sequence ATGAGCCTGAAGATTCGGCCCTATTCACCCAGTGATCGCCAAGCGGTCCGTGACATTTGTTGCGACACGGGCTTTATGGGAAAGCCCATTGACCCCGTATACATCGATCGCGATGCGTTTGCGGATTTCTTCACTCGTTACTACACAGACATAGAACCCGAAAATGCTCTGGTGGCTGAAGATGAAGGTCGAGTCGTGGGCTACTTACTCGGCTGTCTAGATTGCAATTCAGTGAACCGCAAACAGCTCTGGTTAATCATCACTCGAACTGTACCCAAAATATTGGGACGTATGATCACGCTCCAATACAACATGGCCTCCATTAAGTTTTTGAGCTGGTTTCTATTCAAGGCAGCAGGGGAAACTCCAAAAAGTGTTCCAGAGGCCGCTCACTTTCATATCAACATGTATACGGAATATCGTACGGGGTTTGCGGGACGAAGGTTAATTTTCCCATTCGTTAATCGGGTTGCTGAGTTAGGCATCAAAGGAGTGTATGGGCAAATGCAGGTCTATGAAGATCGACGATCTGAGAAAGTCTTCGAGCGCTACGGCTTCAAATTCATAGATAGAAAAGAGGTCACCAAATTCAAAGACTACTACGACGAACGCGTGTGGGTAGCTACGATTTACAACGAGTTCGAAAAGAAGGACGATCCTCCTTTGCCAACCGTAAAATGA
- a CDS encoding glycosyltransferase: MESQALKICDVVQFYSTLSGGVRRYVHEKIAYLLEHTPHSHCLVIPSHRNAITHEGRTSIYEIKSPKLIGSNSYRMLVGKKKILQAIAEEQPDVIEVGDPYRAAWIGLEAAKRNQIPIVAFYHSDYPRALDRTLRKYTGPYIESLVSPLIQRYLIKLYKRMSATVVSSKRCYKALDEIGIQNLRQIALGTNLKTFTPRDSRARICKEIGISTDTKLLLFVGRLAREKNIRSLFDMMEELKKRPEPHHLALLGDGEWRDEVRQKSREEKNISWMHFSDSPERLADFYSAADLFVHAGDCETFGLVSLEAQACGTRVLAIRGGGLDEGLKNESPLIMAKDTSGKALAEAVGEIWELEETEIERGLRRQNMEKTFSWNATFSKMTALYSELAQKHTLRENAAKIGKHEPEDSALFTQ; encoded by the coding sequence ATGGAATCTCAAGCCCTTAAAATTTGTGATGTCGTACAATTTTACAGCACCTTGAGTGGTGGCGTAAGACGCTATGTTCATGAAAAAATAGCGTACCTGTTAGAACATACCCCTCACTCACATTGCTTGGTAATTCCATCACATCGAAATGCAATCACCCACGAAGGACGCACTTCAATCTACGAAATTAAAAGTCCAAAGCTGATTGGATCGAACAGCTACCGCATGCTGGTCGGCAAAAAGAAGATTTTGCAGGCAATCGCTGAAGAGCAACCTGATGTCATTGAAGTGGGTGATCCGTATCGAGCCGCTTGGATAGGTCTAGAGGCGGCAAAAAGAAATCAAATACCTATCGTTGCATTTTATCATTCCGACTACCCTCGAGCTCTGGATCGGACGCTTCGTAAATACACTGGACCTTATATTGAAAGCCTGGTCTCTCCACTGATCCAACGTTATCTGATCAAACTCTACAAACGAATGTCCGCTACGGTAGTCTCGAGTAAACGATGCTACAAAGCTCTCGATGAAATCGGGATTCAGAATCTGCGGCAGATTGCCTTGGGCACTAACCTGAAAACTTTCACCCCACGTGATAGTAGAGCCCGTATCTGCAAAGAAATAGGAATATCAACGGACACCAAGCTATTGCTATTCGTGGGTCGCCTCGCCCGCGAAAAGAACATTCGGAGTTTATTTGATATGATGGAAGAGTTGAAGAAGCGGCCCGAACCACATCATTTGGCTTTGCTGGGGGATGGCGAATGGCGGGACGAAGTGCGGCAAAAGTCCCGCGAGGAGAAAAATATAAGCTGGATGCATTTCAGCGATTCTCCTGAGCGCCTAGCAGATTTTTACTCCGCTGCAGATCTCTTTGTTCACGCAGGTGATTGTGAGACGTTTGGCCTGGTATCACTCGAAGCTCAGGCATGCGGGACAAGGGTGCTGGCCATACGGGGAGGTGGCTTGGATGAAGGTCTAAAAAATGAATCTCCTCTGATCATGGCGAAAGATACGTCAGGAAAAGCATTGGCAGAGGCGGTAGGTGAAATTTGGGAGCTCGAAGAAACAGAGATTGAACGTGGCCTCCGACGCCAGAATATGGAGAAAACTTTCTCCTGGAATGCTACCTTTTCAAAAATGACCGCCCTCTACTCCGAACTCGCCCAAAAGCATACCTTACGCGAAAACGCTGCTAAGATTGGAAAGCATGAGCCTGAAGATTCGGCCCTATTCACCCAGTGA
- a CDS encoding YhcH/YjgK/YiaL family protein yields MITDTIANASSYSLGPAWDKAFAFLDTINADTADGDYPIDGKSIFAIVMSYETKEPDQARFEAHKKYADIQSTLAGAEGIAVVQTEGLTSTTDYEEDRDVTFYHTPEIIPTLVDVYPGSFAYLLPQDCHMPQLAVGAPQMIKKVVVKIALSELGL; encoded by the coding sequence ATGATCACAGATACCATTGCCAACGCTAGTAGCTATTCTTTGGGCCCAGCTTGGGATAAGGCTTTCGCATTTCTAGATACGATCAATGCAGATACCGCTGATGGCGACTACCCGATCGACGGAAAATCCATATTTGCCATTGTCATGAGCTATGAAACCAAAGAGCCAGACCAGGCCAGATTTGAAGCGCACAAGAAGTACGCCGATATCCAAAGCACACTCGCAGGAGCTGAAGGTATTGCAGTGGTACAAACAGAGGGACTTACCTCCACTACCGATTACGAAGAGGATAGAGATGTAACGTTCTACCATACTCCCGAAATCATTCCTACCCTGGTTGACGTTTATCCTGGCTCATTTGCCTATTTGTTGCCTCAGGATTGCCATATGCCCCAGCTCGCTGTGGGAGCTCCACAAATGATTAAGAAAGTGGTAGTCAAGATCGCCCTTTCAGAATTAGGCCTGTAG
- a CDS encoding type II secretion system GspH family protein: MKRSKQNTRGYTLVEIMFVVVIIGLLATMAYPAFIKVKTHSLAFRLANDFRVFSGLFEAYTLDNGVYPADASPGAIPAGMEDYIKSANWSEPSPIGGSYDWVYNGVGSGGVAAAVSITSYTSGDDPVSKLDELMDDGNLGTGVIQKNGGTVLYIIE; the protein is encoded by the coding sequence GTGAAGAGATCAAAGCAAAATACCAGAGGCTATACCCTCGTGGAAATAATGTTCGTCGTAGTCATAATTGGATTACTGGCGACCATGGCGTATCCCGCATTCATAAAAGTGAAGACTCATTCACTGGCATTTCGGCTTGCAAATGACTTTCGCGTTTTCTCCGGATTGTTCGAAGCATACACACTCGACAACGGGGTATACCCAGCCGATGCGTCGCCTGGAGCGATTCCAGCTGGTATGGAAGATTACATCAAATCAGCTAACTGGTCGGAACCATCTCCTATTGGCGGTAGCTACGATTGGGTCTATAATGGAGTTGGGTCAGGTGGAGTAGCGGCTGCGGTATCTATTACTAGCTATACCTCAGGCGATGACCCAGTCAGCAAGCTGGACGAGCTAATGGATGATGGAAACCTCGGAACGGGGGTTATTCAGAAAAATGGTGGCACTGTTCTATATATCATCGAATAG
- a CDS encoding prepilin-type N-terminal cleavage/methylation domain-containing protein, giving the protein MKTSNITLAPKAKHGFTLVEIMIVVVIIGILAAMAGVAFKHTRDRSIATRVANDLRVFADAFQTYTLENGAYPADVGPGTVASGMEEYIKTSVFTSVTPTGGRYDWDEGVFGITAGVSLQNPSVDNSVLL; this is encoded by the coding sequence ATGAAAACAAGTAACATAACTTTAGCCCCAAAAGCAAAACACGGCTTTACGCTGGTGGAAATCATGATCGTCGTGGTCATCATAGGTATTCTTGCCGCCATGGCTGGAGTTGCTTTCAAGCACACCCGCGACCGCTCTATTGCTACCCGAGTTGCGAACGATCTCCGTGTTTTTGCAGACGCTTTCCAAACCTATACCCTAGAGAACGGAGCGTATCCAGCCGATGTGGGTCCAGGTACCGTTGCGTCTGGAATGGAGGAATATATAAAAACGAGTGTTTTTACCTCTGTAACTCCCACTGGAGGAAGATACGATTGGGATGAAGGCGTTTTCGGGATTACCGCTGGCGTATCTCTTCAAAACCCTTCTGTTGACAATTCGGTTCTACTCTAA
- a CDS encoding DUF2142 domain-containing protein, whose translation MRLPRPFAYPTIAPYLLLVFFVTKAAITGIWVVRPWDVPDEVGHFSYIQDIATGKGIPVLHETLVNQELWRDFARKAETAPDSNWIAQHPPGYHLLMAPAYWIGSLFGESFWGAFYFIRLLTACIFGLGILVLVKAFREAELSAPVSLGLGIMLACIPNHTFLAGSVNHDALVFLCGSLALFFLIRYTKRGLSSDLLFLGLVLGSGGLVKYTFLVIIPPALGWAGFVLWRSKKCSPKSIALFLGLVMGPISLWMLRNVILLGELLPLDTSGFHSEQPLEIGVLEFGQSFPILSIITRSYWGLLGWLGDGTLKVRWLQVYTLYQQVFTWPVIMLLALTLWYLVKERVRGGAWMSYCVVGSVVAVLSFVSSGWWKMEHWFYLPLFFLAVAIVGWRIGEVINGVRTRKVDAVCLADMGAVFVCLFFMIVHFYKIYSYSLPSGLIQGSFGRYYIFLVGFFVVGFFGKGVRSFPIAAHLVLGFSILYSSVELYVWLHEAIPFFYVYD comes from the coding sequence ATGCGTCTTCCGAGACCTTTTGCTTATCCTACCATTGCCCCTTATCTGTTGCTTGTATTTTTTGTCACCAAAGCGGCGATAACTGGAATCTGGGTGGTACGTCCCTGGGACGTACCCGACGAAGTTGGGCATTTTTCTTATATTCAGGACATCGCAACGGGGAAAGGCATTCCAGTATTACACGAAACGCTGGTCAATCAAGAGCTCTGGAGGGACTTTGCTCGGAAGGCTGAAACGGCTCCTGATAGTAACTGGATTGCCCAGCATCCACCGGGCTATCATTTGTTAATGGCTCCAGCCTATTGGATAGGCTCACTATTTGGGGAATCCTTCTGGGGAGCGTTTTACTTCATCCGGCTTCTGACTGCCTGTATTTTTGGGCTGGGAATTTTGGTGTTAGTAAAAGCGTTTCGTGAGGCGGAATTATCGGCACCGGTATCTCTTGGACTGGGCATCATGCTCGCTTGCATACCAAACCATACCTTTTTGGCCGGTTCTGTAAATCATGATGCCTTGGTCTTCTTGTGTGGGAGCTTAGCATTATTCTTTTTGATCCGTTACACCAAGCGAGGTTTGAGCTCCGATTTGCTTTTTCTCGGGCTGGTGCTCGGCTCTGGCGGGTTGGTCAAATACACTTTTTTAGTCATTATTCCTCCGGCCCTGGGATGGGCTGGGTTCGTACTATGGCGTAGCAAAAAGTGTTCGCCCAAATCGATCGCACTATTTCTGGGGTTGGTGATGGGGCCTATCTCTTTGTGGATGTTGCGAAATGTTATACTATTGGGTGAGCTGCTTCCCTTGGATACTTCCGGCTTTCATTCTGAGCAGCCATTGGAGATCGGGGTTCTTGAGTTCGGTCAATCGTTTCCCATTTTGTCCATCATCACCCGGAGCTATTGGGGGCTCCTTGGTTGGTTGGGTGACGGTACGCTAAAAGTCAGATGGCTACAGGTATATACTCTTTATCAGCAGGTCTTCACTTGGCCGGTGATTATGCTTCTGGCGCTAACTTTATGGTACTTGGTTAAAGAACGGGTCAGGGGTGGAGCCTGGATGAGCTACTGTGTAGTTGGTTCAGTTGTGGCAGTTCTCTCCTTTGTTTCTTCAGGTTGGTGGAAAATGGAGCACTGGTTCTATCTTCCCCTGTTTTTTCTCGCTGTCGCGATTGTGGGTTGGCGAATTGGAGAAGTGATCAATGGTGTGCGGACTCGCAAAGTGGATGCTGTCTGTTTGGCTGATATGGGTGCGGTCTTTGTCTGCCTGTTTTTTATGATCGTCCATTTCTATAAAATTTATTCCTACAGCCTGCCAAGTGGCTTAATTCAAGGTTCGTTCGGGCGGTATTATATCTTTCTTGTTGGATTTTTTGTGGTTGGATTTTTTGGAAAGGGAGTGAGGTCCTTTCCCATTGCTGCACATCTTGTATTGGGATTTTCCATTCTCTACTCATCCGTCGAATTGTATGTCTGGCTTCATGAGGCCATTCCTTTCTTTTACGTGTATGACTAA
- a CDS encoding adenosine kinase yields the protein METNRPHTKIIGVGNPVVDYLANVSEEFVASVAGEKGGMVLVDTAAMDLMLKELPVEPTRAPGGSAGNTILGLAELGNPVAMLGKIGNCETGTYYREGLLARGGDGSRFKTGIIPNGRCLSLVTADSERTMRTDLGAAMTLSPDEISAKDFEGYDHAHVEGYILFNRDLMYQVLESAKEAKCTISLDLASFEVVNATKDIMADIIRDYVDYLFANEEEAAAFTELGDDYPGMLDQLTDLAEVAVVKLGKEGSLIGRGDERMKVDPCMVDSPLDTTGAGDLWATGFLYGLLNGQSLKTSGEFGSLLGAEAVQIMGASLPEERWREIRQKVSLG from the coding sequence ATGGAAACCAATCGCCCACATACAAAAATCATCGGAGTCGGAAATCCCGTTGTCGATTACCTGGCCAACGTCAGCGAAGAATTTGTCGCCTCAGTCGCTGGAGAAAAAGGCGGAATGGTCCTCGTCGATACAGCGGCTATGGACCTCATGTTGAAAGAATTGCCCGTAGAGCCCACCCGCGCTCCTGGCGGATCAGCAGGGAATACCATTCTCGGATTGGCTGAGTTGGGCAACCCAGTAGCGATGTTGGGTAAAATCGGAAACTGTGAAACAGGAACCTATTATCGTGAAGGCCTTTTGGCTCGGGGAGGAGATGGTTCACGCTTCAAAACGGGAATCATTCCCAATGGACGTTGTTTGTCATTGGTGACTGCGGACTCGGAACGCACCATGCGCACAGATCTAGGTGCAGCCATGACACTATCGCCTGATGAGATTTCAGCCAAAGACTTTGAAGGGTACGACCATGCTCATGTGGAAGGCTATATTTTGTTCAATCGTGACTTGATGTACCAGGTCCTGGAATCAGCGAAGGAAGCAAAATGCACCATAAGCTTGGACCTGGCCTCCTTCGAAGTGGTCAATGCGACTAAGGATATCATGGCCGACATAATCCGAGATTACGTCGACTACCTCTTTGCAAATGAAGAAGAGGCAGCAGCATTCACTGAACTCGGTGATGATTACCCGGGGATGCTGGATCAACTAACCGATCTGGCGGAAGTGGCGGTTGTAAAACTCGGCAAAGAAGGCTCTCTTATTGGACGCGGGGATGAGCGTATGAAGGTAGACCCATGCATGGTAGACAGTCCTCTCGACACGACAGGTGCCGGAGATCTTTGGGCAACAGGATTTTTGTATGGGTTGCTCAACGGCCAAAGCCTAAAAACATCGGGTGAATTCGGGTCGCTGCTAGGGGCTGAAGCTGTCCAAATAATGGGTGCCTCGTTACCAGAAGAACGCTGGAGAGAAATTCGCCAGAAAGTCAGTCTTGGTTGA
- a CDS encoding CTP synthase, protein MKYIFITGGVVSSLGKGLTAAAIGALLEHRGLTVRIQKFDPYLNVDPGTMSPFQHGEVYVLDDGAETDLDLGHYERFTSGALSKLNNLTSGQIYESVIMKERRGDYLGKTVQVIPHVTNEIKDRIYEAGEGVDVLITEIGGTIGDIEGLPFVEGLRQFSTQQKRGDVLFIHVTLIPFLAAAGELKTKPSQQSVAKLREIGIQPDILVCRTEEELGPDVREKLAMFCNVPVEAVIEEQDVETSIYELPLMLQRENVDDLVVEYLELDAPERPMDEWNDVVRRLKFPANKVTIGVVGKYIELQDAYKSVYESLTHGGIANDTKVVIERIDAEELVTEEGRKHLSDLDGILVPGGFGDRGTEGKIWAARYARENKLPYFGLCLGMQIAVIEFARNVLNLSEANSPEFDENTPHPVVHLMEDQKEVTQKGASMRLGAYKCDLVEGTTSREAYGKDAVDERHRHRYEFNNAYLEDLAKNGLKVAGVNKKRDLVEIVEIEDHPWFVGVQFHPEFKSKPFKAHPLFGSFIKAALKKKADR, encoded by the coding sequence ATGAAGTATATTTTTATAACTGGTGGTGTTGTTTCCTCGTTGGGGAAGGGACTCACCGCCGCTGCTATTGGAGCATTACTGGAACATCGCGGGCTCACCGTTCGAATTCAAAAATTTGATCCCTACTTGAATGTGGATCCTGGGACCATGAGTCCTTTTCAGCACGGAGAGGTGTATGTATTGGATGATGGTGCGGAGACCGACCTCGATCTGGGCCACTACGAGCGCTTCACTTCCGGAGCCTTGTCCAAGCTGAACAACCTGACCTCAGGACAAATCTACGAGTCCGTGATCATGAAGGAACGGCGTGGTGATTATTTGGGGAAAACGGTGCAAGTGATTCCGCATGTCACCAACGAAATCAAGGACCGGATCTACGAAGCCGGAGAAGGGGTTGATGTTCTTATCACTGAGATTGGAGGGACTATCGGCGATATCGAAGGCCTACCATTTGTTGAAGGATTACGACAGTTCAGTACTCAACAGAAGCGAGGAGATGTTCTTTTTATTCACGTCACATTGATTCCTTTCCTCGCTGCTGCCGGTGAGTTGAAAACGAAGCCCAGCCAGCAGAGCGTGGCTAAACTCCGTGAAATTGGAATCCAGCCTGATATTCTAGTATGTCGGACTGAAGAGGAGCTTGGCCCGGATGTCCGCGAGAAATTGGCTATGTTTTGCAATGTGCCAGTGGAGGCCGTTATTGAGGAGCAAGATGTTGAAACCTCCATTTATGAGCTGCCTTTGATGCTGCAGCGGGAGAACGTCGATGATCTTGTCGTAGAGTATTTGGAATTGGATGCTCCGGAGCGACCCATGGATGAATGGAACGATGTCGTGAGAAGGCTCAAGTTCCCCGCCAATAAAGTGACCATTGGAGTTGTTGGGAAGTATATCGAACTCCAGGATGCATACAAATCGGTCTATGAATCTCTGACCCATGGTGGAATCGCAAATGACACCAAGGTGGTCATTGAGCGAATTGATGCTGAAGAGCTCGTGACTGAGGAAGGGCGTAAGCATCTAAGTGACCTAGACGGCATCTTGGTACCGGGTGGATTTGGTGATCGTGGGACCGAAGGCAAGATCTGGGCAGCTCGTTATGCTCGGGAAAATAAACTCCCATACTTTGGGCTCTGTCTGGGTATGCAAATCGCGGTTATTGAATTTGCCCGTAACGTATTGAATTTATCAGAGGCAAACAGTCCGGAATTTGATGAAAATACGCCACACCCCGTAGTTCACCTGATGGAAGATCAAAAGGAGGTGACTCAAAAAGGAGCCTCCATGCGATTGGGTGCTTACAAATGTGATTTGGTTGAAGGGACTACTTCCAGGGAAGCCTATGGAAAAGATGCTGTAGATGAGCGCCATCGCCATCGCTATGAATTTAACAATGCCTATCTTGAAGACCTGGCCAAAAATGGGTTGAAGGTGGCTGGTGTTAACAAAAAGCGCGATTTGGTGGAAATTGTCGAAATCGAGGATCATCCCTGGTTTGTCGGAGTCCAGTTCCATCCAGAGTTTAAGTCCAAGCCCTTCAAGGCACATCCCTTATTTGGCTCGTTTATTAAAGCAGCTCTCAAGAAAAAGGCTGACCGTTGA
- the kdsA gene encoding 3-deoxy-8-phosphooctulonate synthase: MFFDSDKLLLLAGPCSLESLETCRPVAQRLIELQEQNPELNIVFKGSFDKANRTSISGSRGTGLESGLEILSSIKTEFGLPVMTDVHESNQLAKLAEVVDVIQIPAFLCRQTDLLLAAAKTGKVVNVKKGQFLAPQDMAHVAVKLQEGGASEIWLTERGSTFGYQNLVVDMRGFEQMKETGYPVIFDATHSVQLPSGGDGKSDGQREFVPPLARAALAAGAQGIFLETHPGPEKAISDGPNMVPLSELSDLVTQLLKIWKVMKSLAPS; encoded by the coding sequence ATGTTTTTTGATTCCGATAAATTATTGCTCCTTGCGGGGCCCTGCTCCTTGGAGTCTTTGGAGACATGCAGGCCTGTTGCCCAGCGCCTGATCGAGCTTCAGGAGCAAAATCCGGAATTAAATATCGTTTTCAAAGGGTCTTTCGATAAGGCCAACCGGACTTCTATTAGTGGATCGCGCGGTACAGGTCTGGAGTCAGGCTTGGAAATTCTCAGTAGCATTAAAACTGAGTTTGGATTGCCGGTAATGACCGACGTGCATGAATCCAATCAATTAGCCAAACTCGCCGAGGTGGTGGATGTTATCCAAATTCCGGCCTTTTTATGCCGTCAGACCGATCTTTTGCTGGCAGCTGCTAAAACAGGGAAAGTGGTAAACGTCAAAAAGGGGCAGTTCCTTGCGCCGCAGGATATGGCCCATGTGGCTGTTAAATTGCAGGAAGGTGGAGCTTCTGAAATCTGGCTTACCGAACGAGGGTCTACTTTTGGCTACCAGAATCTTGTGGTGGATATGCGTGGTTTTGAGCAAATGAAAGAAACAGGATATCCTGTCATTTTTGACGCTACCCATAGCGTGCAGCTCCCCAGTGGTGGGGACGGGAAGAGTGATGGACAGCGAGAATTCGTGCCACCATTGGCCCGAGCAGCCCTCGCCGCTGGCGCTCAGGGAATATTTTTGGAAACCCACCCTGGCCCAGAAAAAGCAATCTCGGATGGGCCTAATATGGTTCCCCTTTCCGAATTATCTGATTTAGTGACCCAATTATTGAAAATCTGGAAGGTCATGAAATCCTTGGCTCCCAGCTGA
- a CDS encoding beta-ketoacyl-ACP synthase 3: MDMFVAQIPVPSMGATVHELTLIDVEVEDGESVQKGQKCAEFESDKSAFDFEAPCSGTIKKILVRAGDIVEANSPFIWIETADSSQKHLEVSDEAANGVDAPSPKEPVSKPQPAVESAPSVSLVVRPALQSSQPGGSVKWTPKALRIIRDAGFDPATITDIPATGPGGRVSGYDVQAYLATQPAPTPAVEQKPSSGSDRETVCIAGIGFAVPKTVKTNKELLEKFPGKTEDEIVKTTGISQRHIAGEGEGVTKYALLACENALSMSGIEVSDVDGIIMATIIPDQPVPSSASALAQLLGIPGALAFDLNAACSGWLYALETGRAFIRSGTARNLLVVTGELLSRITNYEDYSTAFLFGDGAGAAVLTDSEEGHQLHRLELTGDATQYEAIQRAGGGAKNPIAKPGCDLSDFYLTMNGAAVFKYAVVAFADIIEETLKRENLSVEDVDWVVPHQANERILKAVSKRVGIPYERFVVTIGKYANTSAASVSMALGWAAEEGIFEPGNKIIFCSVGAGLTYAGGLLEW, translated from the coding sequence ATGGATATGTTTGTTGCTCAAATCCCAGTCCCCTCTATGGGGGCTACCGTCCACGAATTAACTCTCATCGATGTTGAGGTTGAAGATGGCGAGTCTGTCCAAAAGGGACAGAAATGCGCCGAATTTGAGAGCGATAAATCTGCCTTCGATTTTGAAGCCCCTTGTTCGGGTACGATCAAAAAAATCCTGGTAAGAGCGGGCGATATCGTGGAAGCGAATTCCCCTTTTATCTGGATTGAAACAGCCGATAGCTCTCAAAAGCACCTTGAAGTTTCAGACGAAGCTGCAAATGGCGTGGATGCACCTTCACCTAAAGAGCCAGTTTCCAAACCACAGCCTGCGGTCGAAAGTGCTCCTTCAGTTTCCCTAGTTGTGAGGCCTGCCCTGCAAAGTTCTCAACCAGGAGGGTCGGTAAAATGGACACCCAAAGCTTTGCGAATCATTCGTGATGCTGGGTTTGATCCCGCGACAATCACGGATATTCCAGCAACGGGACCCGGCGGTCGTGTTTCAGGATATGATGTTCAGGCATATTTAGCTACACAACCAGCTCCCACACCAGCTGTGGAGCAGAAGCCTTCGTCAGGATCAGATCGGGAAACCGTATGTATTGCTGGAATTGGCTTTGCGGTTCCCAAAACGGTAAAAACGAATAAGGAACTCTTGGAGAAGTTTCCTGGAAAAACAGAAGACGAAATAGTCAAGACAACTGGTATCTCTCAACGGCACATTGCCGGAGAGGGGGAAGGAGTCACTAAATACGCTTTGTTGGCCTGTGAAAATGCCCTGTCGATGTCTGGAATAGAGGTTTCCGATGTGGATGGTATCATCATGGCTACCATCATTCCAGATCAACCCGTTCCGAGTTCAGCCAGTGCCTTGGCTCAACTGCTAGGAATTCCAGGAGCTTTGGCCTTCGACTTGAATGCGGCTTGTTCGGGCTGGTTATATGCCTTGGAAACCGGGCGTGCTTTTATTCGTTCCGGGACTGCCCGAAACCTATTAGTGGTAACGGGGGAATTACTTTCTCGAATAACTAACTACGAAGATTACAGCACGGCTTTCCTATTCGGAGATGGTGCCGGTGCTGCTGTATTAACGGATTCAGAAGAAGGCCATCAACTTCATCGTTTGGAACTTACCGGTGACGCAACTCAGTACGAAGCCATCCAGCGTGCTGGAGGAGGAGCTAAGAACCCGATAGCCAAACCCGGCTGTGATTTGTCCGACTTTTACCTTACGATGAATGGAGCGGCTGTATTTAAATACGCCGTAGTCGCTTTTGCGGATATCATAGAAGAAACGTTAAAGCGTGAGAATCTTTCCGTGGAGGATGTTGATTGGGTGGTTCCACACCAGGCCAATGAACGAATTTTAAAAGCTGTAAGTAAGCGAGTAGGCATACCCTACGAGCGTTTTGTTGTGACCATCGGAAAGTATGCGAATACCTCAGCCGCTTCCGTGTCTATGGCGCTGGGGTGGGCCGCAGAAGAAGGGATCTTCGAGCCCGGAAACAAAATCATTTTTTGTTCGGTAGGCGCAGGATTGACCTACGCGGGTGGGCTTCTCGAGTGGTAG
- a CDS encoding 16S rRNA (uracil(1498)-N(3))-methyltransferase: MSDFRNYSPDLGLEKSTITLSPFESHHLVGTNRAKLGDEVILFNGAGLEWKARLEQADKRRSVLIKEEAIHNNRPTQDITLAIALIKGKMFDSILRQATELGVTRIQPLITQWTQVQIKNAESKCKKWQLQLVEACKQSGNPWLPTLSAPKKLDLFLAENPIETAVVASLESTAKIWSDLQLSKAVTLFIGPEGDFTPDEYQLLIEGGAQPVSLGSHVLRSETAAVSALSVLSEFMKQIED; this comes from the coding sequence ATGTCAGACTTCCGCAACTATTCCCCAGATTTAGGGCTCGAAAAAAGCACAATCACATTGTCGCCCTTCGAGTCACATCACTTGGTGGGAACCAATCGAGCAAAGCTGGGAGATGAGGTAATTCTATTCAACGGCGCTGGATTAGAGTGGAAGGCTCGGCTGGAACAGGCCGACAAGCGACGAAGTGTTCTGATTAAGGAAGAAGCTATTCATAATAATAGACCCACCCAAGATATTACCTTGGCGATCGCGCTAATTAAGGGCAAAATGTTTGATTCAATCCTGAGGCAAGCAACCGAACTTGGGGTAACTCGGATTCAACCACTGATAACCCAATGGACTCAGGTCCAAATTAAAAATGCCGAATCGAAATGCAAGAAGTGGCAGCTGCAGTTAGTTGAAGCCTGCAAACAAAGCGGAAACCCTTGGCTACCCACTTTGAGTGCTCCAAAAAAATTGGACCTGTTCCTAGCTGAAAATCCAATAGAGACAGCAGTGGTTGCCAGCCTGGAATCAACGGCAAAAATTTGGAGTGATTTACAGCTTTCCAAAGCAGTAACTTTATTCATTGGCCCTGAAGGCGACTTTACCCCTGATGAATATCAATTGTTGATTGAAGGTGGAGCTCAACCGGTATCATTAGGCTCCCACGTGCTAAGATCAGAAACAGCCGCTGTATCCGCATTATCGGTACTTTCCGAATTTATGAAACAGATTGAGGACTAG